In Synechococcus sp. RS9909, one genomic interval encodes:
- a CDS encoding NAD(P)-binding protein has product MQATADQRVDLAIIGAGLSGCGLVAALRARGFGGSILVLEAGRGAGGRASTRRRRDDPLWRLDHGSPTLSFSQQPQAALAALLEPLIAQGVLVPDRGEVVGLALGSGAVQLVAPPEHPLLGGPRWRGLPTMAAVAEALLAAGGGATTTRFGGRIRTLEHGPQGWRLDQAILARTLVLSGTLLAHPRSLALLGWPKVPLRLALPEGEDPRLDQALRAIAAMQPSVRWNLMLELPAQASSEVAAVPRQIWLTPQAQQHFGVERLVLQRQRDGRLALVVHGLDGGAANAAAKQSELLPELLSPWPDLQASLAQAQELGVMRWGAAQPIAPGLAPPLQWCARSRVGFCGDWIAGPGFAMAEGALQSALDLADQLLLSC; this is encoded by the coding sequence ATGCAAGCGACCGCCGATCAGCGTGTTGATCTCGCCATCATCGGCGCTGGTCTGTCGGGTTGTGGCCTGGTGGCGGCCCTGCGGGCCAGGGGCTTTGGCGGCTCGATCCTGGTGCTGGAAGCGGGGCGTGGTGCGGGCGGACGGGCGTCAACCCGGCGTCGCCGCGATGATCCGCTCTGGCGGCTTGACCATGGCAGCCCGACCCTGAGCTTCAGCCAGCAGCCCCAGGCGGCCTTGGCTGCGTTGCTGGAGCCCTTGATCGCCCAGGGGGTGTTGGTGCCTGATCGGGGCGAGGTGGTGGGGCTCGCGCTGGGGTCTGGCGCTGTTCAGCTGGTGGCCCCGCCTGAGCACCCCTTGCTGGGCGGACCCCGTTGGCGGGGGCTGCCGACGATGGCGGCGGTGGCGGAGGCGCTGCTGGCCGCTGGCGGTGGCGCCACCACCACCCGTTTCGGCGGGCGGATCCGGACGCTGGAGCATGGCCCCCAGGGCTGGAGGCTCGACCAGGCGATCCTGGCTCGCACGCTGGTGCTCAGTGGCACGCTGCTGGCCCATCCCCGGTCCCTGGCCCTGCTCGGCTGGCCCAAGGTGCCGCTGCGGCTTGCCCTGCCCGAGGGGGAGGATCCCCGCCTGGATCAGGCCTTACGGGCCATCGCTGCGATGCAGCCGTCGGTGCGCTGGAACCTGATGCTGGAGCTGCCCGCGCAGGCGTCGTCGGAGGTGGCGGCGGTTCCGCGGCAGATCTGGCTGACGCCGCAGGCGCAGCAGCATTTCGGGGTGGAACGGCTCGTGTTGCAGCGTCAGCGCGATGGCCGTTTGGCACTGGTGGTGCATGGCCTCGACGGGGGCGCCGCGAATGCAGCGGCGAAGCAATCGGAGCTGCTGCCCGAGCTTCTGAGCCCCTGGCCGGATCTGCAGGCGTCGTTGGCCCAGGCCCAGGAGCTCGGCGTGATGCGCTGGGGGGCGGCCCAACCCATCGCACCCGGTTTGGCGCCGCCGCTGCAGTGGTGTGCCCGAAGCCGGGTTGGCTTCTGTGGCGACTGGATCGCCGGCCCGGGCTTCGCCATGGCCGAAGGCGCGCTTCAGAGCGCCCTCGATCTCGCCGATCAACTATTGCTCAGCTGCTGA
- a CDS encoding DUF1499 domain-containing protein produces MDPLIRFTIPFILGLLHLIGPVPADLGVQQGQLSPCPSPAHCARQAWSVQNPAQALEGLADQLREAPRTTVVEQSDTYLHVTCSSRLFGFVDDLELYADQERQQLQARSVSRLGDSDLGVNARRLEALHQQLSNS; encoded by the coding sequence ATGGACCCACTCATCCGCTTCACCATCCCCTTCATCCTGGGGCTCCTGCACCTGATCGGACCGGTGCCAGCCGACCTCGGTGTCCAGCAGGGCCAGCTCAGTCCGTGCCCCTCACCGGCCCACTGCGCGCGTCAGGCCTGGAGCGTGCAGAACCCGGCGCAGGCGCTGGAGGGTCTGGCCGACCAGCTGCGCGAGGCGCCGCGCACGACCGTGGTGGAGCAGAGCGACACCTACCTGCATGTCACCTGCAGCAGTCGTCTGTTCGGCTTTGTCGACGATCTCGAGCTCTATGCCGATCAAGAGCGGCAGCAACTGCAGGCCCGATCGGTGTCCCGCCTCGGCGACTCCGACCTGGGCGTGAACGCCCGGCGCCTGGAGGCACTGCATCAGCAGCTGAGCAATAGTTGA
- a CDS encoding SDR family oxidoreductase, with protein sequence MSPRTIAISGASGKTGYRIAEELLKRGDQPRLLLRPASQLPESLHGCDQRRLELSDAVALDAALMGVDGLVIATGARPSVDLSGPMRVDAWGVQRQVESCRRLGVRRVLLVSSLCAGRWRHPLNLFGLILVWKRVGERALERSGLDWTVIRPGGLSEREDGLASEGILWTGPDAQTSNAIPRRLVATACVEALDTPASIGRILEVTSRPDLAPQPLGAVLGAAL encoded by the coding sequence ATGTCTCCACGCACGATTGCCATCAGCGGTGCCTCCGGCAAGACCGGGTACCGCATCGCTGAAGAACTGCTGAAGCGCGGTGATCAACCGCGTCTGCTGCTTCGGCCTGCATCGCAGCTGCCTGAGAGCTTGCACGGCTGCGACCAGCGCCGGCTTGAGCTCTCCGATGCCGTCGCCCTCGATGCCGCCCTCATGGGAGTCGATGGCTTGGTGATCGCCACGGGCGCGCGGCCTTCGGTGGATCTCAGCGGACCGATGCGGGTGGATGCCTGGGGCGTGCAGCGCCAGGTGGAGAGCTGCCGCCGGCTGGGCGTGCGCCGGGTGCTGTTGGTGAGTTCCCTCTGCGCTGGTCGTTGGCGCCATCCGCTCAACCTGTTCGGGTTGATCCTGGTGTGGAAGCGCGTGGGCGAGAGGGCTCTTGAGCGCAGCGGTCTGGACTGGACCGTGATCCGACCGGGTGGGCTCTCCGAGCGGGAAGACGGACTGGCGTCGGAGGGCATTCTCTGGACGGGCCCCGACGCGCAGACCAGCAATGCCATTCCCCGCCGTTTGGTGGCGACGGCCTGTGTGGAGGCGTTGGACACCCCGGCGTCGATCGGTCGGATTCTTGAGGTCACCAGTCGCCCCGATCTGGCGCCTCAACCCCTCGGCGCGGTGCTGGGAGCTGCGCTTTGA